From a region of the Corythoichthys intestinalis isolate RoL2023-P3 chromosome 7, ASM3026506v1, whole genome shotgun sequence genome:
- the uox gene encoding uricase translates to MATTSAQNVEFVRTGYGKNTVKVLCIRRQSGHHDIMEIKADVELTLKSHKGYLTGENSDIIPTDTIKNTVYALAKLKGVKTIEHFSLALCHHFLTSFNHVVSVKVYMEEAPWKRLEKNGEEHAHAFIYSPESSRFCDVEQHLNSIPVVCGGLKDMKVLKTTQSGFVGFLKDRFTTLQEATDRCFCTTVYARWRYNKVEDVNFDAAWKCIKDTIIEKFAGPFKHGDFSPSVQKTLHDTQVLILIRAPEVDEIEIIMPNIHYCTIDMTKIGIENKDEVLLPLDSPSGNITATVRRKQAKL, encoded by the exons ATGGCGACTACTTCTGCTCAG AATGTTGAATTTGTGCGGACGGGCTACGGCAAGAACACGGTGAAGGTGTTGTGCATCAGGAGACAGTCGGGCCACCATGACATCATGGAGATAAAAGCGGACGTGGAGCTCACTCTTAAATCACACAAGGGTTATCTCACTGGAGAAAACTCGGACATCATCCCTACCGACACCATCAAGAATACCGTGTATGCCTTGGCAAAACTCAAGGGG GTGAAGACCATCGAGCACTTTTCTTTGGCTCTTTGTCACCATTTCCTGACCTCTTTCAACCATGTGGTGAGCGTTAAAGTTTACATGGAGGAGGCACCATGGAAAAGGTTGGAGAAG AATGGGGAGGAACATGCCCATGCCTTTATTTACAGCCCTGAAAGCAGTCGCTTCTGTGATGTGGAACAACATCTCAACA GCATCCCTGTGGTCTGCGGTGGACTCAAGGACATGAAGGTGCTGAAAACCACTCAGTCTGGTTTTGTTGGATTTCTCAAAGACCGCTTCACCACGCTGCAAGAGGCCACGGACAGGTGTTTCTGTACCACTGTGTATGCCAGATGGCGCTACAACAAAGTTGAAGATGTCAATTTTGATGCCGCATG GAAATGCATCAAAGATACGATTATCGAGAAGTTTGCGGGaccatttaaacatggagacttCTCACCCTCTGTCCAGAAGACCCTTCATGATACACAGGTTTTAATCCTCATTAGGGCTCCTGAG GTGGATGAAATCGAGATAATCATGCCCAACATCCATTACTGCACCATCGACATGACAAAAATCGGCATTGAGAACAAGGATGAA gTTCTTCTTCCCCTTGACAGCCCCTCAGGAAACATCACAGCAACAGTGCGCAGGAAGCAAGCAAAGCTGTGA
- the samd13 gene encoding sterile alpha motif domain-containing protein 13, which yields MKINCNFTDSVMEDKANGSLDTKSPVENGQLPDPANWAVADVVNYFKATGFEEQATAFQDQEIDGKSLLLMTRNDVLTGLSIKLGPALKIYEYHVKPLQTQHLKSDAC from the exons ATGAAAATTAATTGCAACTTTACTGACT cCGTCATGGAAGACAAGGCAAATGGTTCTCTTGACACCAAAAG CCCAGTGGAGAATGGCCAGCTTCCAGATCCAGCCAACTGGGCGGTTGCTGACGTCGTCAATTACTTTAAAGCTACAGGGTTtgaggagcaagccacagcattcCAAGATCAG GAAATCGATGGCAAGTCACTGCTCCTGATGACACGTAATGACGTGCTAACGGGCCTGTCGATAAAGCTGGGCCCGGCTCTGAAGATCTACGAGTATCATGTGAAGCCACTGCAAACCCAGCACCTAAAGAGCGACGCTTGTTAG